In the genome of Tetrapisispora phaffii CBS 4417 chromosome 14, complete genome, one region contains:
- the NUP145 gene encoding nucleocytoplasmic transporter NUP145 (similar to Saccharomyces cerevisiae NUP145 (YGL092W); ancestral locus Anc_6.180) yields the protein MFGSNNTGSLFGNNTSASVGTPSAGSNTFQLPQQQRPTSLFGNTGSNTMTNNTGATPGGLFGSGNTAGTPSASTGGLFGAKPATGGLFGNSNAAPNTYSSTGTTTTGGLFGNSTLSNSPSISSTSGGLFANANTPATTAPSTTGTGLFGAAKPASTLGTGLFATNKPATAQSTGALFADSTPSNTGGLFGNSNPTPSGGLFANNTSGISNMNTQQQANPYGFNVPPTMTTNTITKMPDSITSSLRKNPVSVNNTNNDNNLMNSNNYGKTQSSKFSSTCQGTQTLVDKLTSGTKDGSIMNSPHGRNVTSTPYNKYGFLSNYKSNSRNNTQHLFYSKSPPNHNILSSRVIDPSGLRKLNIEPQRIAAKKSRLLSGMPHITKSIADTHRVSVAEEADEIIVDNSNDKPNNIFSKSTVKNLDDDPKEVKVNTKNETDYWCSPSIEELQNLPEYILKSLPDFVIGRKSHGYITFNFPVDLSAFKNDFSGSLFGGVVKFNSTKTVEVYPDSSSKPERGLGMNVPATITLENIFPIDQVTKLPIKDSARTPEFQKFVAKLRRMKGMEFVSYNPYSGSWTFNVQHFSIWGLVEDAEEETHEEENNEQIPCDKLAGQPLHVDEYSQPNDAVTFQKDIPMTYEEDMQDLDEFIINERQYEPEVTAQDFMGLEANPKLEVSTSWSQQLNIAGKSLFSIFSNSHDKAGDKAVGVKQLFSDFEKTIETSKAISSELKYNPYSFGKLSTNSLLLLDQKSKIIQTSEMPYKIKNGSLTSNIFEKLLNTVVVLNRDSNAYPIISMSSLKFSDLSTIYRSENVDSLVWDFCSILFDPIELTYDVDNDDAKLKLCKKTRFNNLCSWISSQIKDELSGKLIQTENELSRIFLYLAMNDVMNATKLAINSKNAHLAVLVTYFGSNNPQVRKYAKLQLEKWESMGNNVDVNITRIYRLLSNTLFEDERLMDEIKGEFSFLAQLGLLLYYGQIDEYSLEELVSSILSKTGSTNDIINDILKVFSSQQNVVEILKESSLSSEFSNIENLWYFVEILTQSESFTVNEELSEKVTLDMIETMRCSNMVVESLIVSSFIINDNVAKQQFDSIIYHETPQIMENHRFNFIFDRLKLPVELKFNALALYNKYSTDHILEFENLIKAKNFKQAETLFATVVAPRLIRGDAEDRKRLSLLISTVDRFQIETWNKNFGIYEQYLSVVADESQQKKQDIVTLANSLSVYAETHRDCTEVKVSCNFMAQNLFSLISKQSIIDPDVKSRLQELPLGEPEKAYLAATLN from the coding sequence ATGTTTGGATCTAATAACACAGGGTCACTATTTGGGAATAATACATCCGCATCGGTGGGCACGCCAAGTGCAGGATCAAATACTTTCCAACTCCCACAACAACAAAGGCCAACTTCGTTATTTGGCAATACAGGTTCAAACACTATGACGAACAACACAGGAGCTACACCAGGAGGTTTATTTGGTAGTGGTAATACAGCAGGGACCCCAAGTGCGTCGACAGGTGGTTTATTTGGAGCTAAACCTGCGACAGGTGGCTTATTTGGTAATTCCAATGCTGCGCCAAACACCTATAGCTCTACAGGAACAACTACAACTGGTGGGTTATTCGGTAATTCTACCTTGAGCAATTCCCCATCAATTAGTTCTACTTCTGGCGGTCTTTTCGCGAACGCTAATACACCTGCCACTACGGCTCCAAGCACTACTGGTACGGGACTTTTCGGTGCTGCTAAACCAGCTTCAACTTTAGGAACTGGATTATTTGCTACAAATAAACCTGCTACTGCACAGTCTACAGGCGCTCTCTTTGCAGATTCAACCCCTTCAAATACAGGTGGGTTATTTGGAAATTCGAATCCTACTCCATCAGGAGGACTATTTGCTAACAATACATCGGGTATATCAAATATGAACACCCAACAACAAGCCAACCCTTACGGTTTTAATGTGCCCCCAACCATGACTACCAACACAATAACGAAGATGCCTGATTCTATTACATCATCCTTAAGAAAGAATCCTGTCTCTGTCAATAACacaaataatgataataatttaatgaattcaaataacTATGGTAAGACACAATCTAGTAAATTTTCAAGTACTTGTCAAGGCACACAGACATTGGTTGATAAATTGACCTCAGGAACAAAGGATGGGTCTATAATGAATTCTCCACATGGAAGAAATGTCACTTCAACTCCATATAATAAGTATGGTTTTTTGTCAAACTACAAATCGAATTCGAGAAACAACACTCAACATTTGTTCTATTCGAAATCACCTCCCAACCataatattctttcaaGTCGTGTGATCGATCCTTCTGGATTACGTAAATTAAACATCGAGCCACAAAGAATAGCCGCAAAGAAATCGAGATTATTGTCAGGAATGCCACATATTACAAAATCAATTGCCGACACCCATAGAGTCTCTGTAGCAGAAGAAGCAGATGAAATTATAGTTGACAATTCTAACGATAAGCCGAATaacatattttcaaaatcaacCGTGAAGAACTTAGACGATGATCCAAAGGAAGTAAAGGTTAATACAAAAAACGAGACTGATTACTGGTGTTCTccttcaattgaagaattacAGAACTTACCTGAATATATACTAAAAAGTTTACCTGATTTTGTCATTGGTAGGAAAAGTCATGGGTATATCACATTCAATTTCCCTGTAGATCTATCTGCGttcaaaaatgattttagTGGTTCTTTATTTGGCGGAGttgtaaaatttaattcaacAAAAACTGTGGAAGTTTATCCAGATTCGTCTTCTAAACCAGAAAGAGGTTTAGGTATGAACGTCCCTGCCACGATTACATTAGAAAACATCTTCCCAATAGATCAAGTCACTAAATTACCAATAAAAGATTCTGCTAGAACACCAGAATTCCAAAAGTTTGTAGCAAAATTAAGAAGAATGAAAGGTATGGAATTTGTTTCGTACAATCCATATTCTGGTTCATGGACATTCAATGTACAACATTTTAGTATCTGGGGTTTAGTGGAAGATGCAGAAGAAGAGACCCATGAGGAAGAGAACAATGAACAAATACCATGTGACAAACTTGCCGGACAACCTTTACATGTTGATGAATATTCGCAACCAAATGATGCTGTTacttttcaaaaagatATACCGATGACTTACGAGGAAGATATGCAAGACTTAGATGAGtttattataaatgaaAGACAATATGAACCAGAAGTAACTGCTCAAGATTTTATGGGGCTAGAAGCCAATCCAAAACTTGAAGTATCCACCTCATGGTCCCAGCAACTAAATATAGCTGGAAAATCCTTATTCTCtattttttccaattccCATGATAAAGCAGGGGATAAAGCGGTTGGAGTTAAGCAATTATTTAgtgattttgaaaaaaccATTGAAACCTCGAAGGCCATATCCAGCGAGTTAAAATACAATCCATATTCATTTGGTAAATTGTCGACAAATtctttattgttattggaTCAGAAATCAAAAATCATCCAGACAAGTGAGATGCCttataaaatcaaaaacGGCTCTTTGACctctaatatttttgagAAATTACTTAATACGGTCGTTGTGTTGAACAGAGATTCAAATGCATACCCAATCATTTCTATGagttcattaaaattttctgATCTTTCAACAATCTATCGTTCGGAAAATGTAGACTCACTAGTATGGGatttttgttcaattttatttgatcCAATTGAATTAACTTATGATGTTGATAACGATGATGCCAAATTAAAGTTATGCAAGAAGACTCGCTTTAATAACTTATGTAGCTGGATATCCAGTCAAATTAAAGATGAATTATCTGGTAAATTAATACAAACTGAAAACGAATTAAGcagaatatttttatatttagcGATGAATGATGTTATGAATGCAACAAAGTTAGCTATCAATTCCAAAAATGCTCATTTAGCTGTCTTAGTTACCTATTTTGGCTCCAATAACCCACAAGTAAGAAAATATGCTAAGCTTCAACTTGAAAAATGGGAATCAATGGGAAACAATGTAGATGTGAATATCACTCGTATTTACAGATTACTAAGTAACACGttatttgaagatgaaagaTTGATGGACGAAATTAAAGGTGAATTTAGTTTTTTAGCTCAATTaggtttattattatattatggTCAAATTGATGAGTATTCATTAGAGGAGTTAGTTTCGTCTATTCTTTCCAAAACTGGCTCTACAAATGACATAATCaatgatatattaaaagtGTTCAGTTCCCAACAGAATGTTGTagaaatattgaaagaatCTTCATTAAGTTCCGAATTTTCGAATATTGAGAATTTATGGTATTTTGTAGAGATCTTGACACAATCTGAGTCTTTCACAGTGAACGAAGAATTGAGCGAAAAGGTTACATTGGATATGATCGAGACAATGAGATGCTCGAACATGGTTGTTGAATCCTTGATCGTATCTagttttatcattaatgaCAATGTTGCTAAACAACAATTTGATAGTATAATATACCATGAAACCCCACAAATAATGGAGAATCATAGATTCAACTTTATTTTCGACAGATTGAAACTTCCAGTAGAACTAAAATTTAATGCATTGGCTttatacaataaatattctaCTGATCACATTTTAGAATTCGAGAATTTAATCAAAGCCAAGAATTTCAAACAAGCAGAGACATTATTTGCCACCGTTGTCGCACCAAGACTAATCCGCGGGGATGCTGAAGATCGCAAGAGACTTTCTTTGTTGATCTCCACTGTCGACCGATTCCAAATCGAGACTTGGAACAAGAATTTTGGGATCTATGAACAATATTTATCTGTAGTTGCTGACGAGTCGCAACAGAAAAAACAAGACATTGTAACGCTAGCGAACTCGTTATCCGTCTATGCAGAGACCCATAGGGACTGTACGGAAGTCAAAGTGAGTTGCAACTTCATGGCCCAGAACCTGTTTTCCTTGATCTCCAAACAAAGCATAATAGATCCAGATGTGAAATCAAGATTACAAGAACTACCATTGGGAGAACCAGAAAAGGCATACCTAGCAGCCACGCTCAACTAG
- the COA2 gene encoding Coa2p (similar to Saccharomyces cerevisiae YPL189C-A; ancestral locus Anc_6.192), which translates to MKAATRNQLTNKLFLTTFLVACSSVALSTALPCPAHTVDSDAPVKGSTEDKSLLLEIKDTREH; encoded by the coding sequence ATGAAAGCTGCCACGAGAAACCAATTGACAAACAAGCTATTTTTGACCACTTTCCTAGTAGCTTGTTCCTCAGTGGCGTTGAGCACTGCCTTGCCGTGTCCTGCTCACACGGTGGACTCGGATGCGCCAGTGAAGGGCAGCACAGAGGACAAGAGCTTACTATTGGAAATAAAAGATACAAGAGAGCATTGA
- the NAB3 gene encoding Nab3p (similar to Saccharomyces cerevisiae NAB3 (YPL190C); ancestral locus Anc_6.193), whose amino-acid sequence MSDTENPVPAESVADVQESVDAQHPVAENIQKEENIDNYEAELLAEEDSAVSADESADESAETGGQDAEPESHNEDDAEIAEEEQGQQEEREEQEEQEEQEEQEEQEEQEEQEEQENSVPERVQHSIYDDPVPEPKQEPASSAFDLNKLSEMNVDYDLLQKQVKTIMDSNMLNLEKFKGLSKNDKISAILNLLNSKSETAFMQGHQEPVSNIQEPPKSDAEKRRLFPRPDLSYPMTHEERERYTTYLRGENRIAEMQNLPPKSRLFIGNLPLKNVSKEDLYRLFSPFGPILQINIKNAFGFIQYNNPLSVTDAIECESQQINFGKKLILEVSSSNSRPQYDHGDHGTNSSSTFISTSKRPFQEENETANVYAESGYNGKKSKRRVPNCIIYVKRTADRSYATEVFNQFKNGTGLETDMIFLKPRMELRKFVNDAAHDGVWGVVMINKTRNVDVQTFYTGSQGETKFDEYVSISSEDAVGIFNNMRKNKQSRGFDNVHPVQSNQYQQYPNQGYNAQPQQLPYGQSYIMPPQNQGYNNQQYDQNYGMMNQQRYSNPPPAPIQQTYGQYQNAPMPLQQQPHPMGYNPDGTQMNQQPQISALLGGNPSKMDQSQLLAAIQNLPPNVVTNLLSMTQQDQQQARPQHDQQQLLGMLQMMQNPNAQPPSQQQNYVGNDSNQAYQKIPMTMSPPQQLSPANPPAAMNQAMYPPQTNIPPPQQQSQQPPQEKKDQPVTNNVQSLLNSLAKLQK is encoded by the coding sequence ATGTCTGATACTGAGAATCCGGTTCCTGCGGAATCTGTAGCCGACGTTCAAGAATCTGTTGATGCCCAACATCCAGTTGCTGAAAACATTCAAAAggaagaaaatattgacaATTATGAAGCTGAACTTTTAGCTGAAGAGGATTCAGCGGTATCTGCAGATGAGTCTGCAGATGAGTCTGCCGAGACTGGGGGACAGGATGCTGAACCTGAATCCCacaatgaagatgatgcAGAGATAgctgaagaagaacaagGTCAACAAGAGGAGAGGGAGGAGCAAGAGGAGCAAGAGGAGCAAGAGGAGCAAGAGGAGCAAGAGGAGCAAGAGGAGCAAGAGGAGCAGGAAAATTCTGTCCCAGAAAGAGTACAACATTCTATCTACGATGATCCGGTTCCTGAACCTAAACAAGAACCAGCTTCCTCAGCTTTCGATCTGAATAAATTATCCGAAATGAATGTGGATTACGACTTGTTGCAGAAACAAGTAAAGACTATTATGGACAGTAACATGCTGAACttggaaaaattcaaaggattatctaaaaatgataaaatatcCGCAATTTTAAACTTACTAAACTCAAAAAGTGAAACCGCCTTTATGCAAGGTCATCAAGAACCAGTTTCGAACATTCAAGAACCACCGAAATCAGACGCAGAAAAACGTAGACTGTTCCCAAGACCAGATTTATCTTATCCAATGACACatgaagaaagagaaagatACACTACGTACTTACGTGGTGAAAATAGAATTGCTGAAATGCAAAATCTACCCCCAAAATCAAGATTATTTATTGGTAATCTACCACTAAAAAATGTCTCCAAAGAAGATCTATACAGACTTTTTTCACCATTTGGTCCCATTCtacaaattaatattaagaaTGCATTTGGATTCATTCAATACAATAATCCATTATCTGTTACAGATGCTATTGAATGTGAATCTCAGCAAATTAACTTCggtaaaaaattaattttagaaGTTTCAAGTTCAAACAGTAGACCACAATATGATCACGGTGACCATGGTACAAATAGTAGTTCGACTTTCATATCAACTTCTAAGCGTCCATTCCAAGAAGAAAACGAAACTGCTAACGTATATGCAGAATCAGGATATAATGGCAAGAAATCGAAGAGAAGAGTCCCgaattgtattatttatgTTAAGAGAACAGCTGATAGATCATATGCAACTGAGGTATTCAATCAGTTCAAAAATGGTACCGGTTTGGAAACAgatatgatatttttaaagcCACGTATGGAATTACGAAAATTCGTTAACGATGCGGCTCATGACGGTGTATGGGGTGTCGTTATGATCAATAAAACTAGAAACGTTGATGTTCAAACATTCTACACTGGTTCACAAGGTGAGACAAAGTTTGACGAATACGTTAGCATTTCTAGTGAAGATGCTGTCggaattttcaataatatgaGGAAAAATAAGCAATCAAGAGGATTTGACAATGTACACCCTGTACAAAGCaatcaatatcaacaaTATCCAAACCAAGGCTATAATGCACAACCTCAACAATTACCATACGGTCAATCATATATTATGCCCCCACAGAACCAAGGTTATAACAACCAACAGTATGACCAAAACTACGGCATGATGAATCAACAACGCTATAGTAACCCTCCACCTGCCCCAATTCAGCAGACTTATGGCCAATATCAAAATGCACCAATGCCACTACAACAACAACCTCATCCAATGGGATATAACCCGGATGGAACTCAGATGAATCAACAGCCTCAAATATCTGCACTATTGGGTGGCAATCCAAGCAAAATGGATCAAAGTCAGTTATTAGCTgcaattcaaaatttgcCACCAAATGTTGTTACTAACTTGCTGTCAATGACTCAACAAGATCAACAACAGGCCAGACCACAACATGATCAGCAGCAATTATTAGGTATGTTGCAAATGATGCAAAATCCAAACGCTCAGCCTCCAAGTcaacaacaaaattatGTAGGTAATGACTCCAATCAAGCTTATCAAAAGATTCCTATGACAATGTCACCACCACAACAACTTTCTCCTGCTAACCCACCAGCAGCTATGAATCAAGCTATGTATCCTCCACAAACAAATATACCACCACCACAACAACAATCACAACAGCCGCCACAGGAAAAGAAAGACCAACCAGTTACTAATAATGTCCAAAGTTTGTTAAATAGTTTGGCTAAACTGCAGAAATAA
- the DUG1 gene encoding metallodipeptidase (similar to Saccharomyces cerevisiae DUG1 (YFR044C); ancestral locus Anc_3.555): protein MYKLLSLKFGVCNKIIVSKAYPLLYTHTRKMSSFDKLFSKIDELKPTFINRLAKAVEIPAVSSDESLRPMVVKKAEFLLEQLEANGFTDIQRKELGTQPPPVNDENLQLPPVILSRYGNDPAKKTVLVYGHYDVQPASIEDGWESEPFKLVINEEKQLLRARGATDDTGPLTGWINVIQAHREAGIELPVNLITCFEGMEESGSLGLDALIAREATQYFKDVDAVCISDNYWLGAKKPCLTYGLRGCNYYQITINGPAADLHSGIFGGVIAEPMIDLVQVMGTLADSKGNILIKGIEEMVAPITDKESKSYDNIDFSLEDIEAASGSKTSLYQKKEDILMHRWRYPSLSIHGVEGAFSGQGAKTVIPAKVSGKFSIRTVPDIDSDKLTNLVVEHCNKAFKNLGSPNTCVAELIHDGNYWLSDPYNSSFSAAAKATKAVYGVEPDLTREGGSIPITLTFQDELKTSVMLLPMGRGDDGAHSINEKLDISNFMKGMKLMAAYLHYYAESPEK from the coding sequence atGTATAAATTActttctttgaaatttggTGTTTGCAACAAGATCATTGTGTCAAAAGCATATCCACTATTGTATACACACACACGAAAAATGTCTTCCTTcgataaattattttctaaaatcGATGAATTGAAACCAACATTCATCAACCGTTTGGCTAAAGCTGTTGAAATTCCAGCAGTTTCGAGTGATGAATCTTTGAGACCAATGGTTGTCAAGAAAGCTGAATTTTTATTGGAACAATTAGAAGCCAATGGTTTTACTGACATAcaaagaaaagaattagGTACGCAACCACCTCCAGTTAATGACGAAAATCTGCAACTACCACCTGTTATTTTATCCAGATATGGTAACGATCCAGCCAAGAAGACTGTTTTAGTTTACGGTCATTACGACGTGCAACCAGCTTCCATTGAAGATGGTTGGGAAAGTGAACCATTCAAATTAGTCATcaatgaagaaaaacaaCTATTGAGAGCTAGAGGTGCCACCGATGACACTGGTCCATTAACTGGTTGGATTAACGTTATCCAAGCCCACAGAGAAGCTGGTATTGAATTACCTGTCAATTTGATCACTTGTTTCGAAGGTATGGAAGAATCCGGTTCTTTAGGTCTAGATGCTTTGATTGCTAGAGAAGCTACCCAATACTTCAAGGATGTTGATGCTGTTTGTATATCTGACAACTACTGGTTAGGCGCCAAGAAACCATGTTTAACTTACGGTTTAAGAGGTTGTAACTATTACCAAATCACCATTAATGGACCTGCTGCTGACTTACACTCTGGTATTTTTGGTGGTGTTATTGCTGAACCAATGATTGACTTAGTTCAAGTCATGGGTACGTTAGCCGATTCTAAAGGTAACATTTTAATTAAGGGTATTGAAGAAATGGTTGCCCCAATTACTGACAAAGAATCGAAGTCTTACGATAACATCGACTTCTCTCTTGAAGATATAGAAGCTGCTTCTGGCTCTAAAACTTCTTTATACCAAAAGAAGGAAGATATTTTGATGCACAGATGGAGATACCCATCTTTATCTATTCACGGTGTCGAAGGTGCTTTCTCTGGTCAAGGTGCTAAAACCGTTATTCCTGCAAAGGTTAGCGGTAAGTTCTCCATCAGAACTGTACCAGACATCGATTCTGACAAATTGACTAACCTTGTTGTTGAACACTGTAACAAGGCTTTCAAGAATTTAGGTTCTCCAAACACCTGTGTTGCTGAATTGATTCATGACGGTAACTACTGGTTATCTGACCCATATAACTCTTCTTTCAGTGCAGCCGCCAAGGCTACCAAAGCTGTTTATGGCGTTGAACCAGATTTGACCAGAGAGGGTGGTTCTATTCCAATTACTTTAACTTTCCAAGATGAATTGAAGACCAGTGTTATGTTATTACCAATGGGCAGAGGTGATGATGGTGCCCATTCCATTAATGAAAAACTAGATATCAGTAACTTCATGAAAGGTATGAAACTAATGGCTGCTTACTTACATTACTACGCTGAATCTCCAGAAAAATAA
- the MRX20 gene encoding Mrx20p (similar to Saccharomyces cerevisiae YFR045W; ancestral locus Anc_3.556), whose protein sequence is MSGIENGSDDLVTSISAGTVAAMYQTTIAHPFEFLKTGLQLQRSVPGATPFSYMYKNKIYFRGLSALNVSILFKTTARFTMFSSMYELLKDPEHLPEKPLSGLRLLAAGASTGFVESLVIIPFENLKTTMIENSIIVSKRQEQAKLEKSRKDISANNTPTRTKFHKGSSNAVRMSAREQAYMFYEKNPSETFIGTIREIYKVRGIRGYFQGSMPTILRQVGNSMVRFTTYTTLKQIIVPTRHVDQYTAFILGFVSSAAVVGFTQPIDVIKTRMQSKYAWKYYKNSINCAYRIFVEEGMRVFWKGWLPRLFKVGISGGVSFGIYQYTENIINTMRAEGYLPAPKFD, encoded by the coding sequence ATGTCAGGTATTGAGAATGGAAGTGATGATTTGGTCACTTCAATTTCAGCTGGTACTGTAGCTGCCATGTACCAGACAACAATTGCCCATCCATTTGAGTTTCTGAAGACTGGATTGCAATTACAGAGATCTGTACCTGGCGCAACACCTTTTAGCTATATgtacaaaaataaaatatattttagaGGTCTGTCTGCATTGAATGTTAGCATTTTATTCAAGACCACCGCAAGGTTCACGATGTTTTCTTCTATGTATGAGCTGCTCAAAGATCCAGAACATTTGCCAGAGAAGCCATTGTCTGGTCTCAGGTTATTAGCTGCAGGTGCCTCAACAGGGTTCGTCGAATCCCTAGTAATCATCCCATTTGAAAATCTAAAGACAACTATGATTGAGAATTCTATTATTGTTTCCAAAAGACAAGAGCAAGCAAAGTTAGAAAAGTCTAGGAAGGATATCTCAGCAAATAACACTCCAACCAGGACCAAGTTTCATAAGGGATCTTCTAATGCTGTACGCATGAGTGCAAGAGAGCAAGCTTACATGTTTTATGAAAAGAACCCTTCTGAAACATTTATTGGAACAATAAGGGAAATCTATAAAGTTAGGGGCATACGTGGATACTTTCAAGGTTCTATGCCTACAATACTAAGACAAGTGGGTAATTCGATGGTAAGATTCACTACCTATACCACGTTAAAACAGATTATAGTACCAACAAGGCATGTAGATCAATATACTGCTTTTATTTTGGGTTTTGTTTCATCTGCTGCTGTGGTGGGCTTTACACAACCAATTGATGTAATTAAAACAAGAATGCAAAGTAAATATGCATGGAagtattataaaaattcaataaattgtGCATATCGAATTTTTGTTGAAGAAGGCATGAGAGTATTCTGGAAAGGATGGTTACCAAGATTATTCAAAGTAGGAATCTCAGGAGGTGTCTCTTTTGggatttatcaatatacagaaaatatcattaacaCAATGAGAGCTGAAGGGTATCTACCAGCACCAAAATTTGACTAA